From one Solirubrobacterales bacterium genomic stretch:
- a CDS encoding UDP-N-acetylmuramoyl-L-alanyl-D-glutamate--2,6-diaminopimelate ligase, which translates to MRLDRIVGELDSARLTGDPGTDVSSLAFDSRRVAAGSLFFCVRGLSSDGHDFAAAAVAAGAAALVCERPLSSGVPEVVVEDARAAMAPAAATFFGDPTGDLVMTGITGTNGKTTTAFLLRDILERDDHRTGLIGTVKQIVGGQEESLERTTPEAIDLQHTFRRMLDRGDTACVIEVSSHAMAMHRADSIRFDLAIFTNLTQDHLDFHTDMEDYFQAKRLLFEADPAVSVVNLDDEYGRRLAAEFDTVTFSAAGQPADFTATDVRFDAAGADFTVLSEHGSFEVHTELPGSFNVANSMAALAGAIRLGVAPESAIESLAGVGRVPGRMEPIEEGQDFAVLVDYAHTPDSVENVLLAAREFTPGRLITVFGAGGDRDRTKRPLMGRAGANLADLAVITSDNPRSERPEAIIEEILSGIDDRSGVEVEPDRDHAIALAIEIAEPGDTIVIAGKGHEQGQEFEQGRRIEFDDRDVARRHLLDRIGGAR; encoded by the coding sequence ATGCGGTTGGATCGGATCGTCGGGGAGCTGGACTCGGCCCGGCTCACGGGGGACCCCGGCACAGACGTCTCTTCGCTTGCCTTCGACAGTCGACGGGTCGCTGCCGGCTCCCTGTTCTTCTGTGTGCGGGGCCTGAGCAGCGACGGGCATGATTTTGCTGCTGCTGCGGTCGCCGCCGGCGCAGCCGCCCTGGTCTGCGAACGTCCCCTCTCGAGCGGCGTCCCGGAGGTGGTGGTGGAGGACGCCCGGGCGGCGATGGCACCCGCCGCGGCAACCTTTTTCGGAGATCCCACCGGCGATCTGGTCATGACCGGCATCACCGGAACCAACGGCAAGACCACAACCGCCTTCCTGCTCCGCGACATTCTCGAACGGGACGATCACCGGACCGGCCTGATCGGCACCGTCAAGCAGATCGTCGGCGGGCAGGAAGAGAGTCTCGAGCGGACCACACCGGAAGCGATCGACCTTCAGCACACCTTCCGGCGGATGCTCGACCGCGGTGACACCGCCTGCGTGATCGAAGTCTCCTCCCACGCGATGGCGATGCACCGTGCCGACTCGATCCGGTTCGACCTGGCGATATTCACCAACCTCACCCAGGACCACCTCGACTTCCACACCGACATGGAGGACTACTTTCAGGCCAAGCGGCTCCTGTTCGAGGCCGATCCGGCCGTTTCCGTGGTCAACCTTGACGACGAGTACGGGCGGCGGCTCGCGGCCGAATTCGACACCGTCACCTTCTCTGCCGCCGGCCAGCCGGCGGACTTCACCGCGACCGATGTCCGCTTCGATGCGGCCGGGGCAGACTTCACCGTTCTGTCCGAACACGGTTCTTTCGAGGTCCACACCGAACTGCCGGGGAGCTTCAACGTGGCCAACTCGATGGCGGCACTGGCCGGGGCGATCCGGTTGGGAGTTGCTCCCGAGAGTGCGATTGAGTCGCTGGCCGGTGTGGGCCGGGTTCCCGGCCGGATGGAGCCGATCGAGGAGGGACAGGACTTTGCGGTGCTGGTCGACTACGCCCACACGCCGGACTCGGTTGAGAACGTGTTGCTGGCTGCCCGAGAGTTCACCCCCGGCCGCCTGATCACCGTGTTCGGGGCCGGTGGCGACCGCGACCGGACCAAGAGACCGTTGATGGGCCGGGCGGGAGCCAACCTGGCCGATCTCGCCGTAATCACTTCCGACAACCCCCGGTCGGAGCGTCCCGAGGCGATCATCGAGGAGATCCTGAGCGGAATCGACGATCGATCGGGGGTCGAGGTCGAACCCGACCGTGACCACGCGATCGCCCTGGCGATCGAGATCGCCGAGCCCGGGGACACGATCGTGATTGCCGGCAAGGGACACGAACAGGGGCAGGAGTTCGAGCAGGGCCGCAGGATCGAGTTCGATGACCGCGATGTCGCCCGGCGTCATCTCCTCGACCGGATCGGCGGCGCCCGATGA